In Leptospira perdikensis, a single genomic region encodes these proteins:
- a CDS encoding LIC13410 family lipoprotein: MIKKLLILSTLTSILFLVSCTSGNKVQAGSNKVHPHTALRKLEIDMIKVGDGLVKTEAVLGKSTEKSIDPSGTVMVWYFAEDRDVPEQYYTLKEKPDTVEKFLKLTFDPKNKITAKDFKL; encoded by the coding sequence ATGATCAAAAAACTTTTGATACTCAGCACACTCACTTCGATTCTTTTCTTAGTTTCCTGCACTTCAGGAAACAAAGTACAAGCGGGAAGTAATAAAGTTCATCCACACACAGCACTCCGTAAATTAGAAATCGATATGATTAAAGTGGGTGATGGATTAGTAAAAACAGAAGCGGTTCTTGGAAAATCGACTGAAAAATCAATCGATCCTAGCGGAACCGTGATGGTATGGTATTTTGCAGAAGATCGTGATGTTCCAGAACAATACTACACTTTGAAAGAAAAACCAGATACAGTAGAAAAGTTTTTGAAACTTACTTTTGATCCAAAAAACAAAATCACAGCCAAAGACTTCAAACTATAA
- a CDS encoding LIC13411 family adhesin has protein sequence MRITGLILSLSLFLQCATYWKNRKNDFQDIVTIGAETPMYGAAVKVGPLPIGVLFQGGESEMGKKDLGRGVGLRGGQFGTYHSQQLVFGILGGESFHSGLPTMDAKGNWLVDKKGIPLTNEERANIKSYKMRYYSYWYDPVKDRKRRKKEHFRRELTKDLVASTGQKEFLVYLPPEDQKPFGYPPGYSWNVEFAAGLYGGARVGFNVAEAFDFLLGFTTVDLLDDDVEGKVKPSFPGFPFPAPTDAETESPSEE, from the coding sequence ATGCGAATCACAGGCCTCATCCTTAGTCTCTCCTTGTTTCTGCAATGTGCAACTTATTGGAAAAATCGTAAAAATGACTTTCAAGACATTGTCACCATTGGGGCCGAAACTCCTATGTATGGAGCAGCTGTTAAAGTAGGTCCTTTGCCCATTGGAGTTCTCTTCCAAGGAGGAGAGTCGGAGATGGGAAAAAAAGATTTAGGTCGTGGTGTTGGTCTTCGTGGCGGTCAGTTCGGAACTTATCATTCTCAACAACTCGTCTTTGGTATATTAGGTGGCGAAAGTTTTCATTCAGGCCTTCCCACAATGGATGCTAAAGGGAATTGGCTTGTGGATAAAAAAGGAATCCCTCTCACTAATGAAGAAAGAGCCAATATCAAAAGTTATAAGATGCGTTATTATTCTTATTGGTACGATCCTGTAAAAGATCGTAAAAGACGAAAAAAAGAACATTTTCGTCGAGAGTTAACAAAGGACTTAGTCGCCTCAACTGGACAAAAGGAATTTTTAGTTTATCTCCCTCCGGAAGACCAAAAACCTTTTGGATATCCACCTGGTTACTCTTGGAATGTGGAGTTTGCTGCAGGACTTTATGGCGGTGCGAGGGTGGGATTTAATGTTGCGGAAGCTTTTGATTTTTTGTTAGGTTTCACCACCGTTGATTTGTTAGATGATGATGTGGAAGGAAAGGTGAAACCAAGTTTTCCTGGTTTTCCTTTCCCCGCTCCTACTGATGCGGAAACAGAGTCTCCATCAGAGGAATGA
- the polA gene encoding DNA polymerase I, with the protein MSGRLLIIDGHALAFRAYFAFAASNLTNSKTGLPSGAVFGFWRMLFKLLQDEKVSHIAFTFDPGTRLHRNDLYEDYKAHRKPMPEDLKPQIHKIYEMLKALEFPMYKLDGIEADDIIGSLCKKFAKDFEEIVILSSDKDLYQVLDKNIHMLRGKRGVSEFEKIDPKWVETNIGITKEQVTDYMALLGDASDNIPGVKGVGEKGAAKLIQEFGNLETIYKKLDQVKNKSLIDKLAADKENAFLSRKLATIVTNLKLDIKKNDLKIPNYYDPAKVQYFKDEGYNVLHRDLAKQAGIPITGDGDSKEVSAEPTTGKKGKKSKEESTNEGTNSKSNKGSAVTKKSYKRIQTLEDLKKIVGKLDPKKPISVDTETTSQDPMLAELLGVSFSQEPGVGYYIAFSHPESIYSHLLPSPEEGLTVLKPMLSDPKWKKIGQNIKYDLLVLRNYGINLAGIHFDTMLASYLLNPGERRHNMDDMAVDYLDYKTITYEELVGTGKKKQNLYDIDPEKVSEYACEDADITLQLSNVLAPKMDEGIHKKLFFDIEMPVLLTLADMEFEGIAVEPGYFESLSKIFETKIKEHEKNIHFFAGRPFNINSTKELQTVLFEELRLPAEKKTQTGYSTDHSVLESLQGTHPIIDHLLEIRKFSKLKSTYTDTLPTLINPKTGRIHTSYNQTIAATGRLSSTNPNLQNIPIKDEEGRLLRKGFIAKKGYEILSLDYSQIELRIMAHFANDPQMMDAYKSGVDIHKRTAAGIFGVSEDQVTSDMRNKAKVVNFSVIYGVTSFGLSNNLRISRKEAKEFIEKYFATYTGVGTYMEEIVEFCKEHGYVETLLGRRRYLPDIHSKHKMASEAAKRVAINSPIQGTSADMIKLAMIQIDKKIKKESFRSKLLLQVHDELVFEVDPKEKKEFYQMAKEEMESAMKLKVPIVAQGKFGGNWDEAH; encoded by the coding sequence ATGAGCGGAAGATTACTGATCATTGATGGCCATGCGTTGGCTTTTCGGGCCTACTTTGCCTTTGCCGCTTCTAACCTCACCAACTCCAAAACAGGACTTCCCAGTGGTGCCGTTTTTGGATTTTGGAGGATGTTGTTCAAACTTTTACAAGACGAAAAAGTATCTCACATAGCATTCACATTCGATCCCGGAACACGATTACACAGAAACGATTTATACGAAGATTATAAAGCACATAGAAAACCAATGCCTGAGGATCTAAAACCACAGATCCATAAAATTTATGAAATGTTAAAGGCTTTGGAATTTCCCATGTACAAACTGGATGGGATTGAAGCCGATGACATCATCGGATCTTTATGTAAAAAATTTGCAAAAGACTTTGAAGAAATCGTCATCCTCTCCAGTGATAAAGACTTATACCAAGTTCTTGATAAAAACATACACATGTTACGTGGGAAACGAGGAGTTTCCGAATTTGAAAAAATCGATCCTAAATGGGTAGAAACCAATATTGGAATCACAAAAGAACAAGTTACCGATTACATGGCACTTCTCGGCGATGCATCCGACAACATTCCTGGTGTTAAAGGTGTAGGAGAAAAAGGTGCAGCCAAACTCATCCAAGAATTTGGAAATTTAGAAACCATTTACAAAAAACTCGACCAAGTTAAAAATAAATCCCTAATCGATAAACTGGCTGCAGATAAAGAAAATGCATTTTTATCCAGAAAACTCGCAACCATTGTCACCAATCTCAAACTAGATATCAAAAAAAATGATTTAAAGATTCCGAATTATTATGATCCGGCAAAAGTACAATACTTCAAAGATGAGGGATACAATGTCCTTCATCGTGATCTCGCAAAACAAGCCGGCATTCCCATCACTGGTGACGGGGATAGTAAAGAAGTAAGTGCCGAACCAACTACTGGCAAAAAGGGAAAAAAATCTAAAGAAGAATCTACAAACGAAGGAACCAATTCCAAATCAAACAAAGGTTCCGCTGTAACCAAAAAAAGTTACAAACGGATCCAAACCTTGGAAGACCTTAAAAAAATCGTTGGGAAGCTAGATCCGAAAAAACCAATCTCGGTGGATACAGAAACCACTTCCCAAGATCCAATGCTTGCCGAGTTACTTGGAGTTTCTTTTTCCCAAGAACCTGGTGTTGGTTATTATATCGCCTTTTCTCATCCCGAGTCCATCTACAGTCACCTCCTCCCTTCCCCTGAAGAAGGACTCACTGTTTTAAAACCAATGTTATCCGATCCTAAATGGAAAAAAATTGGGCAAAACATTAAATACGATTTATTAGTGCTCCGTAATTACGGCATAAATCTTGCTGGAATTCATTTTGATACAATGCTTGCTTCGTATCTTTTGAATCCCGGAGAACGTCGCCATAATATGGATGATATGGCCGTTGATTATTTGGATTACAAAACCATCACTTATGAAGAGTTAGTTGGCACTGGCAAAAAGAAACAAAACTTATACGATATTGATCCAGAAAAGGTTTCCGAATATGCCTGCGAAGATGCTGACATTACTTTACAACTAAGCAATGTTCTTGCACCCAAAATGGATGAAGGTATCCATAAAAAGTTATTTTTTGATATCGAGATGCCTGTGTTACTCACCCTGGCAGATATGGAATTTGAAGGTATTGCCGTAGAACCAGGATACTTTGAGTCTCTTTCCAAAATATTTGAAACTAAAATCAAAGAACACGAAAAGAACATTCATTTCTTTGCCGGACGACCATTTAATATCAATTCCACCAAGGAACTTCAAACTGTTTTGTTTGAAGAATTAAGACTTCCTGCTGAGAAAAAAACACAAACTGGATATTCCACTGACCATTCCGTTTTGGAATCTCTCCAGGGAACACATCCCATCATTGATCATTTGTTAGAGATCAGAAAGTTTTCCAAACTAAAATCAACTTATACAGACACCTTACCGACACTCATCAATCCGAAAACAGGTCGAATCCATACAAGTTACAACCAAACCATTGCCGCCACTGGTCGTTTGTCTTCTACTAACCCCAACTTACAAAACATCCCTATTAAGGATGAAGAAGGAAGGTTACTCCGAAAGGGTTTTATTGCCAAAAAAGGATACGAGATTCTTTCTCTAGACTATAGCCAAATTGAACTTAGGATTATGGCTCATTTTGCCAATGACCCGCAAATGATGGATGCTTACAAATCAGGAGTCGATATCCACAAACGTACGGCAGCCGGGATCTTTGGAGTATCCGAAGACCAAGTAACGTCCGATATGCGAAATAAAGCCAAAGTTGTAAACTTTTCTGTGATTTACGGGGTCACATCTTTTGGCCTTTCCAATAACTTAAGGATCAGCCGCAAAGAAGCAAAAGAATTCATCGAAAAATATTTTGCCACCTACACTGGAGTAGGGACTTATATGGAAGAAATCGTAGAGTTCTGTAAGGAACACGGGTATGTGGAAACACTTCTCGGTCGTAGACGTTATCTTCCGGATATCCATTCCAAACACAAAATGGCCAGTGAAGCCGCCAAACGAGTTGCCATCAACTCTCCCATCCAAGGAACCTCTGCGGATATGATCAAACTTGCGATGATTCAGATTGATAAAAAAATCAAAAAGGAATCTTTCCGCTCCAAACTCCTTTTACAAGTCCATGATGAACTTGTATTCGAAGTAGATCCCAAGGAAAAAAAAGAATTCTATCAAATGGCCAAAGAAGAAATGGAATCGGCAATGAAATTAAAAGTTCCCATTGTCGCCCAAGGGAAGTTTGGCGGTAATTGGGATGAAGCGCACTAG
- a CDS encoding DUF2779 domain-containing protein produces MFDLAITPVTKSQFLQYLRCNNAFHLVREGLVPKPSSSSYGGYLEWGDFLQLCKSQFSESISVEKTMDKEESIQKTTEWISKKKSIFHAHLRFQNFVSTVEYLEYDSERDGWILWDFRPIGSVKQDILRSFYFHKQVAEGMSLHIVGYKLIRIQTKYIFPGGTIAPEDYLLIEDITPRMDAEMVTRDEEWKQFLEEVKKTGEQSVRFSFLDSKPSCRSLKTCLSPIHCAKGKENAKEVFDFRDSSELAKQWFAMGYNSYESVPDSELTPIQRIQKQAHISNKTYFDKNAFENYLTNVTKTVAFLDFESINPYFPLYPETRPFQHVPYLYSLHIWDRENDILTHKTYLHEDVGTDPRVPVLTQLQKDLPEGITIFSFNDFFEKLIIQETATAFPEFLEFWERAKSMFIDLALPFKKLWIYHPGQNGKASLKEILPCFSTESHGGLSIREGQDANYQYLRLIKKQVTAEEKKRVLEDLIAYCKLDSYGLFLIYRMLLERLSVI; encoded by the coding sequence TTGTTTGATTTAGCTATTACACCTGTTACCAAGTCTCAATTTTTACAATACCTACGTTGTAACAATGCCTTCCATTTGGTAAGAGAAGGACTCGTTCCTAAACCATCCAGTTCATCTTACGGTGGTTACTTGGAGTGGGGAGACTTTCTCCAACTTTGTAAAAGTCAATTTTCCGAATCTATATCCGTTGAAAAAACAATGGATAAGGAAGAGAGTATTCAAAAAACCACAGAATGGATTTCGAAAAAAAAATCGATTTTTCATGCTCATCTTCGTTTTCAAAATTTTGTATCTACTGTTGAGTATTTGGAGTATGATTCTGAAAGAGACGGTTGGATTCTTTGGGACTTTCGCCCGATTGGTTCTGTCAAACAAGACATCCTTCGTTCTTTTTACTTTCACAAACAAGTAGCAGAGGGAATGTCACTCCACATCGTCGGATACAAACTCATCCGCATCCAAACTAAATACATCTTTCCCGGTGGTACCATCGCTCCCGAAGACTACCTTCTCATAGAAGACATAACTCCCCGAATGGACGCGGAAATGGTGACTCGCGATGAGGAGTGGAAACAGTTTCTGGAAGAAGTTAAAAAAACAGGCGAACAATCTGTACGATTTTCTTTTCTCGATTCTAAACCGAGTTGCCGATCTCTAAAAACCTGTTTATCTCCAATTCATTGTGCGAAAGGAAAAGAAAATGCCAAAGAGGTTTTTGATTTCCGAGACAGTTCAGAATTAGCAAAACAGTGGTTTGCAATGGGGTACAATTCGTACGAATCTGTTCCCGATTCAGAACTCACACCCATCCAAAGGATTCAAAAACAGGCACATATCTCAAACAAAACCTACTTTGACAAAAATGCCTTTGAAAATTACCTAACAAATGTTACAAAAACTGTAGCTTTCCTAGATTTTGAGTCCATAAATCCGTATTTCCCTCTTTATCCCGAGACAAGACCGTTCCAACATGTTCCCTACCTCTATTCCTTACATATTTGGGATAGAGAAAACGATATCCTCACACATAAAACCTACTTACATGAAGATGTGGGCACAGATCCTAGAGTTCCCGTCTTAACCCAATTACAAAAAGACCTACCGGAAGGAATCACCATCTTCTCCTTCAATGATTTCTTTGAAAAACTCATCATCCAAGAGACAGCCACAGCCTTCCCCGAATTTTTAGAGTTCTGGGAAAGAGCCAAATCGATGTTCATCGACCTTGCCTTGCCTTTTAAAAAACTTTGGATCTACCATCCAGGCCAAAATGGGAAAGCATCGCTCAAAGAAATACTGCCTTGTTTTAGTACAGAAAGCCATGGAGGACTTTCCATTCGCGAAGGACAAGATGCAAATTACCAATATTTAAGATTAATAAAAAAGCAGGTGACAGCCGAAGAAAAAAAACGTGTTCTGGAGGATTTGATAGCTTACTGCAAACTCGATAGTTATGGTTTGTTTTTAATCTATAGAATGTTATTAGAACGATTATCGGTTATTTAA
- a CDS encoding GNAT family N-acetyltransferase: MKPNTINRTERILEVRLAENQLEIERALALRYEVFNLEMGEGLPQSSATRKDRDEYDLYCHHLLVIDKSTEDTKIVGTYRILTRQNAKNGIGFYSENEFDITSIYNLPDEIAEVGRSCVHPDYRDGSVISLLWQGLAEFMNKHNVRYLMGCGSIHSTDAAIASQSYGFLKAKDAIAPEEFRVFPNPDFVLPGFDANFHVEDPKSISKNIPPLLKGYLRVGAKICGIPALDSVFGTTDVFILFDRKEITERYAKHYMNA; the protein is encoded by the coding sequence ATGAAACCAAATACAATCAACAGAACAGAACGAATTTTAGAAGTTCGTTTAGCGGAAAACCAACTAGAAATTGAAAGAGCACTTGCGTTACGTTATGAAGTGTTCAATTTAGAAATGGGAGAAGGTCTGCCACAATCTTCTGCTACACGTAAAGACCGTGATGAGTACGATTTGTACTGCCACCACTTACTTGTTATTGATAAATCCACTGAAGATACAAAAATCGTTGGAACCTACCGTATTTTAACACGCCAAAATGCAAAAAACGGAATTGGTTTTTATAGCGAAAACGAATTTGATATCACTTCTATTTATAACCTACCAGACGAAATTGCAGAAGTAGGACGTTCTTGTGTTCACCCTGACTACCGTGACGGTTCCGTAATTTCACTTCTCTGGCAAGGTCTTGCAGAGTTCATGAACAAACATAATGTTCGTTATTTGATGGGTTGTGGATCCATTCACTCCACTGATGCAGCAATTGCTTCTCAATCTTACGGTTTTTTAAAAGCCAAAGATGCAATTGCTCCTGAAGAATTTCGTGTGTTCCCAAATCCGGACTTTGTTCTTCCTGGATTTGACGCCAATTTTCATGTAGAAGATCCAAAATCAATCTCCAAAAATATCCCTCCACTTTTAAAAGGATACCTCCGGGTGGGTGCTAAAATCTGTGGAATTCCTGCACTGGATTCTGTTTTTGGTACTACAGACGTGTTTATTCTTTTCGACCGCAAGGAAATTACGGAGAGATATGCGAAACACTATATGAATGCATGA
- a CDS encoding MFS transporter: MGFPYTLVTLVFLSMLPVTMIVPVVKDVVKDRLLGSNWEVAYFTSIPMLGSFLFAPIAGIISDRFKNRKYFISFFCFVDAGLFYSLTVVTDMGLFLFLRFLEGAAHIFIIGLLLSSAADRENDPENKRYYGKGILMGITGMFLSLGGAFGMPLGILGRKNPLMPFYVGSGILIFVGLFSLLMLKDRGIHKVKDFKLSDLKVAIFENPFLFVPFLFNFIDRFTVGFIISSFNIHLRETLAFHPGMLGVFLGLVLFPMSLLSYPSALLARKTGVLPLVLVGSTIYGIFLGLSGTTNEFWYLFTFLLICGIGAGVMFVPSMMLASKMSKPGLTATTMSAFTGVGSLGFMLGPVVSVQMQMVFESVLPPAYSFSALSFFFGFLEIGLVFLTIPFFKKILGKMNRIDEEREKISLANPDPIL, from the coding sequence TTGGGATTCCCGTATACACTAGTAACTTTAGTTTTTTTATCCATGTTGCCGGTAACAATGATTGTGCCGGTAGTGAAGGATGTTGTAAAGGATCGGTTGCTCGGATCGAACTGGGAAGTTGCGTATTTCACAAGTATTCCTATGCTCGGTTCCTTTCTTTTTGCACCGATTGCGGGAATCATTTCAGATCGTTTTAAAAACAGAAAATACTTCATTAGTTTTTTCTGTTTTGTAGACGCAGGACTTTTTTATTCACTCACAGTTGTCACCGATATGGGTCTCTTCCTTTTTTTAAGATTCTTGGAAGGTGCTGCTCATATTTTTATCATCGGGCTTTTGCTTAGTTCTGCTGCCGATCGTGAAAATGATCCAGAGAACAAACGTTACTACGGCAAAGGAATCCTTATGGGGATCACTGGAATGTTTTTATCTTTAGGTGGTGCCTTTGGAATGCCACTGGGTATCCTCGGACGAAAAAATCCTCTGATGCCTTTTTATGTAGGTTCCGGAATTCTTATCTTTGTTGGCCTATTTAGCCTACTCATGTTAAAAGACAGAGGGATTCACAAAGTAAAAGATTTTAAACTGAGTGACTTAAAAGTTGCAATCTTTGAAAATCCATTTTTGTTTGTTCCTTTTTTATTCAACTTTATTGACCGTTTTACTGTTGGGTTTATTATTTCTTCCTTTAATATTCACCTACGAGAAACACTCGCATTCCATCCGGGAATGCTCGGAGTGTTTTTAGGTCTCGTTTTATTCCCAATGAGTTTACTTTCCTATCCATCAGCATTACTCGCTCGCAAAACAGGCGTTCTGCCCCTTGTTCTCGTTGGATCTACAATTTACGGAATCTTTCTCGGACTTTCAGGAACAACCAATGAATTTTGGTATTTGTTCACATTTTTACTGATCTGTGGAATTGGGGCCGGAGTGATGTTTGTTCCCTCAATGATGCTTGCCAGTAAAATGTCAAAACCGGGTCTTACGGCAACCACAATGTCTGCCTTTACCGGAGTGGGCTCTCTCGGCTTTATGTTAGGGCCAGTTGTTTCTGTACAAATGCAGATGGTCTTTGAATCAGTATTGCCACCGGCTTATAGTTTTTCTGCCCTTTCTTTCTTTTTTGGATTTTTAGAGATTGGACTTGTATTCTTAACCATTCCTTTTTTCAAAAAGATTTTGGGAAAAATGAACCGAATCGATGAAGAAAGAGAAAAGATATCACTTGCCAACCCTGATCCCATCCTGTAG
- a CDS encoding heme oxygenase (biliverdin-producing), translating to MSIAMMLREGTADKHQETEKVPYIRAIFRGGLDAQTYTYQLESLLAVYTVMEELYRQNKDNPILAKLYFPALFRENSLKEDIASFQKKFNTKVRGSISKATQNYIDHIKNTAKTKPELLVAQAYVRYLGDLSGGQSIKKVVAKTFELEGNEGTAFYEFPEIEDLMAFKGIYRQNLDTLPLNDSQKAELLAEANATFDLNKFLFIELDSDLKENIGIERYQTLLPAG from the coding sequence ATGTCCATAGCAATGATGTTACGAGAAGGAACTGCCGACAAACACCAGGAAACCGAAAAGGTTCCTTATATCCGGGCAATTTTCAGAGGGGGCCTTGATGCCCAAACTTATACATACCAATTAGAAAGCCTTCTTGCAGTTTATACTGTAATGGAAGAACTCTACCGCCAAAACAAAGACAACCCTATCCTTGCTAAACTTTACTTCCCTGCTTTGTTCCGCGAAAATTCTCTGAAAGAAGACATCGCAAGTTTCCAAAAGAAATTCAATACGAAAGTTCGTGGTTCTATTTCCAAAGCGACACAAAACTACATCGACCATATCAAAAACACTGCAAAAACAAAACCGGAACTTCTAGTAGCACAAGCTTACGTCCGTTACTTGGGAGATCTTTCTGGTGGCCAATCTATCAAAAAAGTAGTAGCAAAAACTTTTGAATTGGAAGGAAATGAAGGAACAGCTTTTTATGAATTCCCTGAAATCGAAGATCTTATGGCATTCAAAGGAATCTATCGCCAAAATCTGGACACTCTTCCTTTGAACGATTCACAAAAAGCAGAACTATTAGCAGAAGCTAACGCCACTTTTGATTTGAACAAATTTTTATTCATTGAACTCGACTCTGATTTAAAAGAAAATATCGGAATCGAACGTTACCAAACTCTTCTACCAGCAGGTTAA
- a CDS encoding helix-turn-helix transcriptional regulator, with translation MTSFEDFPMIEVKKMNETEVRLFALLFNLLREPKGISFQKFRNIMPRFYKNEDIESDRKKLYRDLNQLKSLGFNIKVAQFGYQSEDYFPYYLEKESIQKSLKFTKEELEYLSQVLFATEPTQESFSLSQKLFSHHLDLIPRFAKQPKEESESAETPDSSHTEKILQAIKDKRALTVQYGYDPSERVIEPYRLVRKNTTDFYLLAYDRGKKSLRRFILPRIVVKKESKEEFLSNLKITNPDLNFHPLLLKKHPEIEIPFQIHPDYEDRWKLFLEGASFEKVRDEYLVKTTNQNALFQFFVLSPEALVSSSEVWNKNFLSYTKHWEDLYQFV, from the coding sequence ATGACTTCTTTTGAAGACTTCCCTATGATTGAAGTGAAAAAAATGAATGAGACAGAGGTTCGTCTCTTTGCATTACTTTTCAATCTACTCCGCGAACCCAAAGGAATCAGCTTCCAAAAATTTCGCAATATTATGCCTAGGTTCTATAAAAATGAGGATATTGAATCAGATCGCAAAAAACTCTACCGCGACCTGAACCAATTAAAAAGCCTTGGATTCAATATCAAAGTGGCCCAGTTTGGATATCAGTCCGAAGACTACTTCCCTTATTATTTAGAAAAAGAATCAATCCAAAAATCTCTAAAGTTCACCAAAGAAGAGTTAGAATACCTATCACAAGTATTATTTGCCACAGAACCCACACAGGAAAGTTTCAGTCTTTCGCAAAAACTATTCTCTCACCATTTGGACCTCATTCCTAGGTTTGCCAAACAACCAAAAGAAGAATCGGAATCAGCAGAAACACCGGACTCCTCACATACAGAAAAAATCCTACAAGCGATAAAAGACAAAAGAGCTCTTACTGTCCAATACGGATATGATCCAAGTGAAAGGGTCATTGAACCATACCGTCTCGTTCGTAAAAATACAACCGACTTCTATTTACTCGCTTATGACCGTGGAAAAAAATCCTTACGCCGGTTTATCCTTCCGAGAATCGTTGTGAAAAAAGAATCGAAAGAAGAATTCCTATCCAATCTTAAAATTACAAACCCAGATTTAAACTTTCATCCTTTGTTGCTAAAAAAACATCCAGAAATAGAAATTCCCTTCCAAATCCATCCTGATTATGAAGATCGTTGGAAGTTGTTTTTGGAAGGAGCCAGTTTTGAAAAAGTGAGAGACGAATATCTGGTCAAAACAACAAACCAAAATGCACTCTTCCAATTTTTTGTTCTTTCTCCAGAAGCTCTAGTTTCGAGTTCCGAAGTTTGGAACAAAAATTTTCTATCTTATACAAAACATTGGGAAGACTTATATCAATTTGTTTGA
- a CDS encoding DUF1566 domain-containing protein, whose amino-acid sequence MISGLTAGNTLKIQYEFGGISDSISTNGSFNIVTRGGIFPRVFIAQQPNSLHCFITNPGIKSSDGVIGMEITCPLYKAFIDNRTVGYSRCAHGQEWNPSGNAYVGNCTGIGTAGDQYGISLSLNFCNITPTNGCTSGLTGADLAPPPWIDAASSDIYNACNQYNTVNKWQRNNWRVTTKNELKNIVVCTTGPTSPLDDFVPCNVGYSSPAINTQIFTNLESSNVLWSSNSYPIDSIQAYALELNNGRIYTPDQDGTNQVLCVTNL is encoded by the coding sequence ATGATTTCTGGACTCACAGCAGGAAACACTTTAAAGATCCAATATGAATTTGGAGGAATTTCCGATTCCATCTCGACAAACGGTTCCTTTAATATCGTAACAAGGGGAGGAATATTTCCTAGAGTTTTCATTGCCCAACAACCGAATTCCTTACATTGTTTCATCACAAACCCGGGAATCAAATCTAGTGATGGTGTTATCGGAATGGAAATCACCTGTCCTCTATACAAAGCCTTTATCGATAACCGTACAGTTGGTTACAGTCGATGTGCTCACGGACAAGAATGGAATCCAAGCGGTAATGCTTATGTAGGAAACTGCACGGGAATCGGTACAGCAGGTGACCAATACGGAATTAGTTTATCTTTAAATTTTTGTAACATCACTCCAACAAACGGATGTACAAGCGGACTTACCGGAGCAGATCTTGCTCCACCACCCTGGATTGATGCTGCATCAAGTGATATATACAATGCCTGTAACCAATACAATACAGTAAATAAATGGCAACGAAACAACTGGAGGGTAACAACTAAAAACGAACTAAAGAATATTGTTGTTTGTACGACTGGCCCAACAAGTCCTTTAGATGATTTTGTACCTTGTAACGTTGGCTACTCTTCACCAGCAATCAATACTCAGATTTTTACAAACCTTGAAAGTTCTAACGTATTATGGTCTTCCAATTCATACCCTATTGATTCTATACAAGCTTACGCACTAGAACTAAACAATGGCCGAATTTATACACCAGACCAAGATGGTACCAACCAAGTTCTCTGTGTCACTAATTTGTAA